One Telluria mixta DNA window includes the following coding sequences:
- a CDS encoding putative bifunctional diguanylate cyclase/phosphodiesterase: MSDTNAYEALVQFLYRAPIGLVQASLDGTVDMLNPMSSSLLMPLARDGSLDNLFTVLQDVAPQLRDLTAAFEAPSGVVCEGLRVQLGDAAAPGAPQVLSLSVLKLDGTRLMATVTDATAEVQREQDRLARRLRSQARTDALTRMPNREAVLEQLQQMLGRPPLADGGGFALVFMNCDRFRQVNDALGQATGDRLLVQIGERIRATLRPPSDRIDTHAGAGQMAARVGADEFAVVLDGLRSRADAERVATRLLDALARPHALDGQDVVIRLSMGLVWSGDAGADAGAMLRDASIAMVEAKRAGGARCVAFETAMRERAARRADIESDLRQALVDDQLFVVYQPVVGLRADGATDHAAGVEALVRWRHPVRGVVPPIEFIQVAEESGLIGALGDFVLRRACSDFAAWQRALGERAPRLLAVNLSRAQLAEPGWPAVVRDVLAQNGMRPDQLQLEVTESLAAQDQQVQQRLHELKAVGVTLALDDFGTGYSSLSSLHQLPVDTVKIDRSFVCQADTSHHHRVLIEATVKVAQSLGMSTVAEGIETEAQAAAVRAQACAKGQGYLFSRPLASPDLIEWLSGR; this comes from the coding sequence ATGAGCGACACGAACGCCTACGAGGCCCTCGTCCAGTTCCTCTACCGTGCGCCCATCGGCCTCGTCCAGGCAAGCCTGGACGGCACGGTCGACATGCTGAACCCGATGTCGTCCAGCCTCCTGATGCCGCTCGCGCGCGACGGCAGCCTCGACAACCTGTTCACGGTGCTGCAGGACGTGGCGCCGCAGCTGCGCGACTTGACGGCGGCGTTCGAGGCGCCGTCCGGCGTCGTGTGCGAAGGCCTGCGCGTGCAGCTGGGCGATGCGGCCGCGCCGGGCGCGCCGCAGGTCCTGTCGCTGAGCGTCCTGAAACTGGACGGCACGCGCCTGATGGCCACCGTGACCGACGCCACCGCGGAAGTACAGCGCGAACAGGACCGCCTGGCGCGCCGGCTGCGCAGCCAGGCGCGCACGGACGCGCTCACGCGCATGCCCAACCGGGAAGCCGTGCTGGAACAGCTGCAGCAGATGCTGGGCCGGCCGCCGCTCGCGGACGGCGGCGGTTTTGCGCTCGTATTCATGAATTGCGACCGCTTCCGCCAGGTCAACGACGCGCTGGGCCAGGCGACGGGCGACCGCCTGCTCGTGCAGATCGGCGAACGCATTCGCGCCACGTTGCGTCCGCCGAGCGACCGCATCGACACGCACGCGGGCGCGGGCCAGATGGCGGCGCGCGTCGGCGCCGACGAATTCGCCGTCGTGCTGGACGGCCTGCGCAGCCGCGCCGACGCCGAGCGCGTGGCCACGCGCCTGCTCGATGCGCTGGCGCGCCCGCATGCACTGGACGGCCAGGATGTCGTCATCCGCCTGAGCATGGGCCTCGTGTGGAGCGGCGATGCGGGCGCGGACGCCGGCGCGATGCTGCGCGACGCCAGCATCGCGATGGTCGAGGCCAAGCGCGCGGGCGGCGCCCGCTGCGTCGCGTTCGAAACCGCGATGCGCGAACGGGCCGCGCGCCGCGCCGACATCGAATCGGACCTGCGCCAGGCGCTCGTCGACGACCAGCTGTTCGTCGTCTACCAGCCCGTCGTCGGCCTGCGCGCGGACGGCGCCACCGACCATGCCGCCGGCGTCGAAGCGCTCGTGCGCTGGCGCCATCCCGTGCGCGGCGTCGTGCCGCCGATCGAATTCATCCAGGTGGCGGAGGAATCGGGGCTCATCGGCGCGCTGGGCGACTTCGTGCTGCGCCGCGCCTGCAGCGACTTCGCCGCGTGGCAGCGCGCACTGGGCGAGCGCGCACCGCGTTTGCTGGCCGTGAACCTGTCGCGCGCGCAGCTCGCGGAACCGGGCTGGCCCGCCGTCGTGCGCGACGTGCTGGCGCAGAACGGCATGCGTCCGGACCAGCTGCAGCTGGAAGTGACGGAAAGCCTGGCTGCGCAGGACCAGCAGGTGCAGCAGCGCCTGCACGAACTGAAGGCCGTCGGCGTCACCCTGGCGCTGGACGATTTCGGTACTGGGTATTCGTCGCTCTCCAGCCTGCACCAGCTGCCCGTGGACACGGTCAAGATCGACCGCTCCTTCGTGTGCCAGGCCGACACGAGCCATCACCACCGCGTGCTGATCGAGGCGACGGTGAAGGTGGCGCAGAGCCTCGGCATGAGCACGGTGGCCGAAGGCATCGAGACGGAGGCCCAGGCCGCCGCCGTGCGCGCCCAGGCCTGCGCGAAGGGACAGGGCTACCTGTTCAGCCGTCCCCTCGCCTCGCCCGACCTGATCGAGTGGCTGTCGGGACGCTGA
- a CDS encoding aldo/keto reductase, whose protein sequence is MTPLPILGQGTWNMGEDPSARAAEVAALRLGLDLGMTLIDTAEMYGEGGAEEVVGEAIAGRRDDVVLVSKVYPHNASRAGVRAACERSLRRLRTDRLDLYLLHWRGGVPLAETLEGFERLRDEGKILAYGVSNFDTDDMVEAAALPGGAAIAANQVLYNLVKRGIEWDLLPWCRERGIPVMAYSPLESRPGEQRALLARPELGEVARRHGVTPAQVALAWLLRQDGVVTIPKAVQPAHVRANRAALDLAPQLTPDDLALLDAGFPPPARRVPLAMR, encoded by the coding sequence ATGACGCCGCTCCCGATCCTCGGCCAGGGCACCTGGAACATGGGTGAAGACCCGTCCGCCCGCGCGGCCGAGGTGGCCGCTCTGCGGCTCGGCCTGGACCTCGGCATGACCCTGATCGACACGGCCGAGATGTACGGCGAGGGCGGCGCCGAGGAAGTGGTCGGCGAGGCGATCGCCGGCCGCCGCGACGACGTTGTCCTCGTCAGCAAGGTCTATCCGCACAACGCCTCGCGCGCGGGCGTGCGCGCCGCGTGCGAGCGCAGCCTGCGCCGTTTGCGCACCGACCGGCTCGACCTCTACCTGCTGCACTGGCGCGGCGGCGTGCCGCTGGCGGAGACGCTGGAGGGGTTCGAACGCCTGCGCGACGAGGGCAAGATCCTCGCGTACGGCGTCTCGAACTTCGACACGGACGACATGGTGGAAGCGGCCGCGCTGCCAGGCGGCGCCGCCATCGCGGCGAACCAGGTGCTGTACAACCTCGTCAAGCGCGGCATCGAATGGGACTTGCTGCCGTGGTGCCGCGAGCGCGGCATTCCCGTGATGGCGTATTCGCCGCTGGAATCGAGACCGGGCGAGCAGCGCGCGCTGCTCGCCCGGCCGGAACTCGGCGAGGTGGCGCGCCGTCATGGCGTCACGCCGGCCCAGGTGGCGCTGGCATGGCTGCTGCGCCAGGACGGCGTCGTGACGATTCCCAAGGCCGTGCAGCCGGCCCACGTGCGCGCCAACCGCGCCGCGCTGGACCTCGCGCCGCAACTCACGCCGGACGACCTGGCGTTGCTGGACGCGGGCTTCCCACCGCCGGCCCGGCGCGTACCGCTGGCGATGCGCTGA
- the fusA gene encoding elongation factor G, with amino-acid sequence MSRKTPIERYRNIGISAHIDAGKTTTTERILFYTGVNHKIGEVHNGAATMDWMEQEQERGITITSAATTAFWKGMGGNFAEHRINIIDTPGHVDFTIEVERSMRVLDGAVMVYDSVGGVQPQSETVWRQANKYKVPRIAFVNKMDRVGADFFRVQQQIRDRLKGNAVPIQIPLGAEEHFEGVIDLVKMRAIRWDDASQGVRFSYEDIPADLVPVAEKWRETMVEAAAEATPELTEKYLNGEALTEDEIKAALRARTIAGEIVPMLAGSAFKNKGVQAMLDAVIEYLPSPVDVPAIAGHDEDDKPLERHPSDDEPFSALAFKIMTDPFVGQLTFFRVYSGVVNSGDTVYNPTKGQKERLGRILQMHANERKEIKEVFAGDIAAAVGLKGVTTGDTLSDPDKVIVLEKMTFPEPVISQAVEPKTKADQEKMGIALSRLAQEDPSFRVRTDEESGQTIMSGMGELHLEILVDRMKREFGVEATVGKPQVAYRETIQKAVENVEGKFVKQSGGKGQYGHVVLKLEPLEPGKGYEFVDAIKGGVVPREFIPAVDKGIQETLPNGVLAGYPVVDVRATLTFGSYHDVDSNENAFRVAASMAFKDAMRKAAPELLEPMMQVEVETPEEFTGNVMGDLSTRRGVVQGMDEIPGGGGKLINAVVPLAEMFGYSTTLRSLTQGRATYTMEFKHYAAVPKHILDQIATARAAK; translated from the coding sequence ATGAGCCGTAAGACCCCCATCGAGCGTTACCGCAACATCGGCATCAGCGCCCACATCGATGCCGGCAAGACCACCACCACGGAGCGCATCCTGTTCTACACCGGCGTGAATCACAAGATCGGCGAGGTGCATAACGGCGCGGCGACGATGGACTGGATGGAACAGGAACAGGAACGCGGCATCACGATCACCTCGGCCGCGACGACGGCCTTCTGGAAGGGCATGGGCGGCAACTTCGCCGAGCACCGGATCAACATCATCGACACGCCGGGCCACGTCGACTTTACCATCGAGGTCGAGCGCTCGATGCGCGTGCTCGACGGCGCCGTCATGGTCTACGATTCCGTCGGCGGCGTGCAGCCGCAGTCCGAGACCGTGTGGCGCCAGGCGAACAAGTACAAGGTGCCGCGCATCGCGTTCGTCAACAAGATGGACCGCGTGGGCGCCGACTTCTTCCGCGTCCAGCAGCAGATCCGCGACCGCCTGAAGGGCAACGCCGTGCCGATCCAGATCCCGCTCGGCGCGGAAGAGCATTTCGAGGGCGTGATCGACCTCGTCAAGATGCGCGCCATCCGCTGGGACGACGCGAGCCAGGGCGTGCGCTTCTCGTACGAAGACATCCCCGCCGACCTGGTACCGGTCGCGGAGAAATGGCGCGAGACGATGGTCGAGGCAGCCGCCGAGGCGACGCCCGAGCTGACGGAGAAATACCTGAACGGCGAGGCGCTGACGGAAGACGAGATCAAGGCCGCGCTGCGCGCACGCACGATCGCGGGCGAGATCGTCCCGATGCTGGCCGGCTCCGCCTTCAAGAACAAGGGCGTGCAGGCGATGCTGGACGCCGTCATCGAGTACCTGCCGTCGCCGGTGGACGTGCCCGCGATCGCCGGCCACGACGAGGACGACAAACCGCTGGAGCGTCATCCGTCCGATGACGAGCCGTTCTCCGCGCTCGCCTTCAAGATCATGACCGACCCGTTCGTCGGCCAGCTGACGTTCTTCCGCGTGTACTCGGGCGTCGTGAATTCGGGCGACACCGTGTACAACCCGACCAAGGGCCAGAAGGAACGCCTGGGCCGCATCCTGCAGATGCACGCCAACGAACGCAAGGAAATCAAGGAGGTGTTCGCGGGCGACATCGCGGCGGCCGTCGGCCTGAAGGGTGTCACGACGGGCGATACGCTGTCGGACCCGGACAAGGTGATCGTGCTGGAAAAGATGACCTTCCCGGAACCCGTGATCTCGCAGGCCGTCGAACCGAAGACGAAGGCCGACCAGGAAAAGATGGGTATCGCATTGTCGCGCCTCGCGCAGGAAGATCCGTCGTTCCGCGTGCGCACGGACGAGGAATCGGGCCAGACGATCATGTCCGGCATGGGCGAGCTGCACCTGGAAATCCTCGTCGACCGCATGAAGCGCGAGTTCGGCGTCGAGGCGACCGTCGGCAAGCCGCAGGTGGCGTACCGCGAGACGATCCAGAAAGCCGTCGAGAACGTCGAGGGCAAGTTCGTCAAGCAGTCCGGCGGCAAGGGCCAGTACGGCCACGTCGTGCTCAAGCTGGAACCGCTGGAGCCGGGCAAGGGCTACGAATTCGTCGACGCCATCAAGGGCGGCGTCGTGCCGCGCGAGTTCATCCCGGCCGTCGACAAGGGCATCCAGGAGACGCTGCCGAACGGCGTGCTGGCAGGCTACCCGGTGGTGGACGTGCGCGCGACGCTGACGTTCGGTTCCTACCACGACGTCGACTCGAACGAGAACGCGTTCCGCGTCGCCGCGTCGATGGCGTTCAAGGACGCCATGCGCAAGGCGGCGCCGGAACTGCTCGAGCCGATGATGCAGGTCGAGGTCGAGACGCCCGAGGAGTTCACGGGCAACGTGATGGGCGATTTGTCCACGCGGCGCGGCGTCGTGCAGGGCATGGACGAGATCCCGGGCGGCGGCGGGAAGCTGATCAACGCCGTCGTGCCGCTGGCGGAGATGTTCGGCTACTCGACGACGTTGCGCTCGCTGACGCAGGGGCGGGCCACGTACACCATGGAGTTCAAGCACTATGCGGCGGTGCCGAAGCACATCCTGGACCAGATCGCGACGGCGAGGGCGGCGAAATGA
- a CDS encoding glycoside hydrolase family 30 protein: protein MTTRRDAMRLLGAATLVGGQMTMTGRAVAAPAAAPAAGAAAWQVVTSAPGADRFAARPLGTFQPAGQPPETDIAVFVDTSKRYQEVFGFGGAVTDAVAEVHATLTPAQQEAFLAAYFDPRAGLGYNILRTTIHSSDFGSGSYTYVRDGDRSLASFSIAPDMKLRVPLLRAALAAARTHGTDMRVFASPWSAPAWMKSNNSMLAGGSLLPAYRDTWARYVVKFVQAYEQAGIPLWGLSVQNEPMAKQKWESMIFSAEEETRFLGDHLGPALKAAGLGGKKVIVWDHNRDLLPQRAATILADAKARPYIWGVGYHWYETWAGGEPMHRNVAAVHAAWPDVNLLMTEGCIEKFDPARLQDWANGERYGREMIADLNAGSSGWVDWNMLLDSRGGPNHKNNFCFAPLHASDDGQLVFTPIYTAIGHFSRYIRPKARRVGATTSRSTLDATAFRNADGRLAVVVMNRSDQPQRYRLFVDRQEVAVEIPARALQTIVG from the coding sequence ATGACGACGAGACGAGATGCGATGCGGCTGCTGGGCGCCGCGACACTGGTGGGTGGGCAGATGACGATGACCGGCCGGGCCGTGGCAGCGCCTGCGGCCGCCCCGGCGGCCGGCGCCGCCGCCTGGCAGGTCGTCACGTCCGCGCCCGGCGCCGACCGTTTCGCCGCGCGTCCGCTCGGCACATTCCAGCCGGCGGGCCAACCGCCCGAGACGGACATCGCCGTCTTCGTCGACACGTCGAAGCGCTACCAGGAAGTGTTCGGCTTCGGCGGCGCCGTCACGGATGCCGTCGCCGAGGTCCACGCAACCCTGACGCCGGCGCAGCAGGAGGCGTTCCTGGCTGCGTACTTCGACCCGCGCGCGGGCCTGGGCTACAACATCCTGCGCACGACGATCCACAGTTCCGACTTCGGCAGCGGCAGCTACACGTACGTGCGCGACGGCGACCGCTCGCTGGCCTCGTTCAGCATCGCGCCGGACATGAAGCTGCGCGTGCCCCTGCTGCGCGCGGCGCTGGCGGCGGCGCGCACGCACGGCACCGACATGCGCGTGTTCGCCAGCCCGTGGAGCGCGCCGGCCTGGATGAAGTCGAACAACAGCATGCTCGCGGGCGGCAGCCTGCTGCCGGCATACCGCGACACGTGGGCGCGCTACGTCGTGAAATTCGTGCAGGCGTACGAGCAGGCCGGCATCCCCCTGTGGGGCCTGTCGGTGCAGAACGAGCCGATGGCGAAGCAGAAGTGGGAGTCGATGATCTTCAGCGCCGAGGAGGAAACGCGCTTCCTCGGCGACCACCTGGGCCCCGCGCTGAAGGCGGCGGGACTCGGCGGCAAGAAGGTCATCGTGTGGGACCACAACCGCGACCTGCTGCCGCAGCGCGCCGCGACGATCCTGGCGGATGCGAAGGCGCGGCCGTACATCTGGGGCGTCGGCTACCACTGGTACGAGACGTGGGCGGGCGGCGAGCCGATGCACCGCAACGTCGCGGCCGTGCACGCGGCCTGGCCGGACGTGAACCTGCTGATGACGGAAGGCTGCATCGAGAAGTTCGATCCGGCGCGGCTGCAGGACTGGGCCAACGGCGAACGCTACGGCCGCGAGATGATCGCGGACCTGAACGCCGGATCCAGCGGCTGGGTCGACTGGAACATGCTGCTCGACAGCCGCGGCGGGCCGAACCACAAGAACAACTTCTGCTTCGCGCCGCTGCACGCGAGCGACGACGGGCAGCTCGTCTTCACGCCGATCTACACGGCCATCGGTCACTTCAGCCGCTACATCCGTCCGAAGGCGCGCCGCGTGGGCGCGACGACGAGCCGCAGCACGCTCGATGCGACGGCGTTCCGCAACGCGGACGGGCGCCTGGCTGTCGTCGTCATGAACCGCAGCGACCAGCCGCAGCGGTACCGGCTGTTCGTCGACCGGCAGGAGGTGGCGGTCGAGATTCCCGCGCGGGCGCTGCAGACCATCGTCGGGTGA
- the arsC gene encoding arsenate reductase (glutaredoxin) (This arsenate reductase requires both glutathione and glutaredoxin to convert arsenate to arsenite, after which the efflux transporter formed by ArsA and ArsB can extrude the arsenite from the cell, providing resistance.) → MDITIFHNTRCGTSRTTLETIRATGVEPHVVDYLAQPPTRDALKDLIARAGLNVRDAVRSKEALFKELGLDDPATTDDALLDAMVAHPILINRPFVVTPKGVRLCRPSELVQEIL, encoded by the coding sequence ATGGACATCACGATTTTTCACAATACCCGCTGCGGCACGTCGCGCACGACCCTGGAGACGATCCGCGCGACCGGCGTCGAACCCCACGTGGTCGACTATCTCGCGCAGCCGCCGACGCGGGATGCGCTGAAGGACCTGATCGCCCGCGCGGGTTTGAACGTGCGCGATGCCGTGCGCAGCAAGGAAGCGCTGTTCAAGGAACTCGGCCTGGACGATCCGGCCACGACCGACGATGCGCTGCTCGACGCCATGGTTGCGCATCCGATTCTCATCAACCGTCCGTTCGTCGTGACGCCGAAGGGTGTGCGGCTGTGCCGGCCGTCGGAGCTGGTGCAGGAGATTCTCTGA
- a CDS encoding 1-acyl-sn-glycerol-3-phosphate acyltransferase — MDDYLMRPDALPTWGQRTALRMLNAIGWNIRFKPLPGPHGIAVVYPHTSNWDFPIGLVAKWAVGVQFRWLAKDSLFRGPMGALMRYWGGVAVDRSAPQGAILRLAQTMHAADSFWLAITPEGTRSYRPHWKSGFYRIALAARVPVLLISFDYGRKVIDVTRSLTLTGDEAADMAAIAQVYDGVRALYPEKAAPVRLAEPGSGSDEPRKQA; from the coding sequence ATGGACGACTACCTGATGCGCCCCGACGCGCTGCCGACCTGGGGCCAGCGCACCGCGCTGCGCATGCTGAACGCGATCGGCTGGAACATCCGTTTCAAGCCGCTGCCCGGCCCGCACGGCATCGCCGTCGTGTACCCGCACACGTCGAACTGGGACTTCCCCATCGGCCTGGTCGCCAAGTGGGCCGTCGGCGTGCAGTTCCGCTGGCTCGCCAAGGATTCGCTGTTCCGCGGCCCGATGGGCGCCCTCATGCGCTACTGGGGCGGCGTCGCCGTCGATCGCAGCGCTCCGCAGGGCGCCATCCTGCGCCTCGCGCAGACGATGCATGCGGCGGACTCGTTCTGGCTCGCCATCACGCCGGAAGGCACGCGCAGCTACCGCCCGCACTGGAAGAGCGGCTTCTACCGCATCGCGCTGGCCGCGAGAGTGCCCGTGCTGCTCATCTCGTTCGACTACGGCAGGAAGGTCATCGACGTCACGCGCTCGCTGACGTTGACGGGGGACGAAGCGGCCGACATGGCCGCCATCGCGCAGGTGTACGACGGCGTGCGCGCGCTGTATCCGGAGAAGGCGGCGCCCGTCCGCCTGGCCGAACCGGGATCGGGCTCGGACGAACCCCGCAAGCAGGCCTGA
- a CDS encoding HupE/UreJ family protein — MKWNDNTNIRVRHEDTSPRPRMRLGGAVAVLASLAVALPAAAHPGHPDGGFAAGLLHPLTGLDHLLALLAVGLWSRQQRHGAVLPPAFLVMMALGAACAAAGLALPALETSIAATVLLLGTVVACAPGLQRRLPPQVAIVVVGGCAFLHGVAHGQELAGMASGAGFLVASALVMLLGALPGERVRRMAGAAIGAAGLCLLAGVV, encoded by the coding sequence ATGAAATGGAACGACAACACGAATATCCGGGTGCGCCATGAAGATACGTCCCCGCGTCCGCGCATGCGCCTGGGCGGTGCGGTCGCCGTGCTCGCCAGCCTCGCCGTGGCGCTGCCCGCGGCCGCGCATCCGGGCCATCCCGACGGCGGCTTCGCGGCCGGCCTGCTGCATCCGCTGACGGGACTCGACCATCTGCTTGCGCTGCTGGCCGTCGGCCTGTGGAGCCGCCAGCAGCGTCACGGCGCCGTGCTGCCGCCCGCGTTCCTCGTGATGATGGCGCTGGGCGCGGCGTGCGCCGCTGCAGGGCTCGCGCTGCCCGCGCTGGAGACGTCGATCGCGGCGACCGTGCTGCTGCTGGGAACCGTGGTCGCGTGCGCGCCCGGCCTGCAGCGCCGTCTGCCGCCGCAGGTGGCGATCGTCGTCGTGGGCGGATGCGCCTTCCTGCATGGGGTGGCGCACGGGCAGGAACTGGCGGGGATGGCGAGCGGCGCCGGCTTCCTGGTGGCGAGCGCCCTGGTGATGCTGCTCGGCGCGCTGCCGGGGGAGCGCGTGCGCCGCATGGCCGGCGCCGCGATCGGCGCGGCAGGACTGTGCCTGCTTGCCGGCGTCGTTTGA
- the ureG gene encoding urease accessory protein UreG, with product MTSNPLRVGIGGPVGSGKTALCEMLCLRMREHYDMAVITNDIYTREDMEILLRANALPPERLMGVETGGCPHTAIREDASINLEAIARLQADFPALELVLVESGGDNLAATFSPELSDLTLYVIDVAGGEKIPRKGGPGITRSDLLIINKTDLAPHVGADLDVMARDAQRQRGARPFVFTNLRTGEGVDAVVSFIREQGLLDQ from the coding sequence ATGACATCGAATCCCCTGCGCGTCGGCATCGGCGGCCCGGTCGGTTCCGGCAAGACGGCCCTGTGCGAGATGCTGTGCCTGCGCATGCGTGAGCACTACGACATGGCCGTGATCACCAACGACATCTACACGCGCGAAGACATGGAGATCCTGCTGCGCGCGAATGCGCTCCCGCCCGAGCGCCTGATGGGCGTGGAGACGGGCGGCTGCCCGCACACGGCGATCCGCGAGGACGCATCGATCAACCTGGAAGCCATCGCGCGCCTGCAGGCCGACTTTCCGGCGCTGGAGCTGGTGCTGGTGGAATCCGGCGGCGACAACCTCGCGGCCACGTTCAGCCCCGAACTGTCGGACCTGACCCTGTACGTCATCGACGTGGCGGGCGGCGAAAAGATCCCGCGCAAGGGCGGGCCCGGCATCACGCGGTCCGACCTCCTCATCATCAACAAGACGGACCTCGCGCCGCACGTGGGCGCCGACCTGGACGTCATGGCCCGCGACGCCCAGCGCCAGCGCGGGGCGCGGCCGTTCGTGTTTACGAATCTGCGTACGGGCGAGGGCGTGGATGCCGTCGTCTCGTTCATCCGCGAGCAGGGTTTACTTGATCAATGA
- a CDS encoding urease accessory protein UreF, with the protein MNAASLLHLLQFASPALPIGGYSYSQGLETAIEEGRVHDAVSAHAWLVRYLDEVLARWDAPLLWRLLNAFAARDPAAIAEWSACFLASRDTAELRAETVQMGYSLTRLIAELGVADTSLLGDEVSLPAAYACAVDALDIPHGEALLAMLFAWAENQVLVCVKSVPLGQVAGQRLLLSLRPDIERAAVTACALSDADLSNWSPGLSMLSMRHEVQHGRLYRS; encoded by the coding sequence ATGAACGCCGCGAGCCTGCTGCACCTGCTGCAGTTCGCGAGCCCCGCGCTGCCGATCGGCGGCTACAGCTATTCGCAGGGCCTGGAGACGGCCATCGAGGAAGGCCGCGTGCACGATGCCGTCAGCGCGCATGCGTGGCTCGTGCGCTATCTGGACGAGGTGCTTGCGCGCTGGGATGCGCCGCTGCTGTGGCGTTTGCTGAATGCGTTCGCCGCGCGCGACCCCGCCGCCATCGCGGAATGGAGTGCGTGCTTCCTCGCGTCGCGCGACACGGCGGAACTGCGCGCGGAGACCGTCCAGATGGGCTATTCGCTCACGCGGCTGATCGCGGAACTGGGCGTGGCCGACACCAGCCTGCTGGGCGACGAGGTGTCGCTGCCGGCCGCGTATGCGTGCGCCGTCGACGCACTCGACATCCCGCACGGGGAAGCACTGCTCGCGATGCTGTTCGCGTGGGCCGAGAACCAGGTGCTCGTGTGCGTGAAGTCGGTGCCGCTGGGGCAGGTGGCGGGGCAGCGCCTGCTGCTGTCGCTGCGCCCGGATATCGAACGCGCGGCTGTCACGGCCTGCGCGCTGTCCGATGCGGACCTGTCGAACTGGTCCCCCGGCCTGTCCATGCTGTCGATGCGGCACGAGGTGCAGCATGGGCGGTTGTATCGTTCCTGA
- the ureE gene encoding urease accessory protein UreE produces the protein MLSLHTKIPHADAVHDELVLPYDQRERCRQRARLASGEEVALFLVRGTVLRDGELLTGEGGRVVRVVAAEEPTYRVLCADATMLARCAFHLGNRHTQTQVGTGWLRIRVDPVLKDMVLGLGARVEEELAKFEPEAGAYAGGHGHGHHDHGGGLLAPVPLRQKIHRPADIVADA, from the coding sequence ATGTTGTCACTGCATACGAAGATCCCGCACGCCGACGCCGTCCACGACGAGCTCGTGCTGCCGTACGACCAGCGCGAACGGTGCCGCCAGCGCGCGCGCCTCGCCTCCGGCGAAGAAGTCGCGCTGTTCCTCGTGCGCGGCACGGTGCTGCGCGACGGCGAGCTGCTGACGGGTGAAGGAGGGAGAGTCGTCCGGGTCGTTGCGGCGGAAGAGCCGACGTACCGCGTGCTCTGCGCGGACGCGACGATGCTCGCCCGCTGCGCCTTCCACCTCGGGAACCGCCACACGCAGACGCAGGTCGGCACGGGCTGGCTGCGCATCCGCGTCGATCCCGTGCTGAAGGACATGGTGCTCGGACTGGGCGCCCGGGTGGAGGAGGAGCTGGCGAAGTTCGAGCCGGAAGCGGGCGCGTACGCGGGCGGCCACGGTCACGGCCATCACGACCACGGCGGCGGCCTGCTGGCGCCCGTGCCCCTGCGGCAAAAGATCCACCGGCCGGCGGACATCGTGGCGGACGCATGA